A region of the Clavelina lepadiformis chromosome 9, kaClaLepa1.1, whole genome shotgun sequence genome:
TTGAACAACATCACCGAGAATGTGAAATTTTCCATTAACTCAAACGGTGGAACGTATTTTGATCTGGGAAATTCTATGATTTATGTCAAAGCTAACATTGCGAAGGAAGATGGGATTAATCTTGATGACAACGCCGTTATAACTGGAGTGAATTATATTGGATAAATTCCTTATTTCCTAAAGTTTATTTTACGCTTGATTTCTGCATCAAATATACCCATAAAGCAAACCCACACCGAGCGTACTTGGAAACCTTGCTAAATTTTGGAGAAGCAGCTTGTTCTAAAAGAACAGATATTCAATAAACGGGGTTAGTATTAAATTACGACTCGTTAGAAGTGAAGACGCGTTTAATTTCATGGCTGCAACAGTGATTAAACATGTGTcttattaaattaaactaaCTAAATTAACTAATTCCAGGAAAGTTAATCTACTCAGCCATATAACGATCACAGTAATATCAACAATACAATGCAATCTTGTAAGTTTCATAGACAGCCAATAATGTCAATACTGGTCTAAACCAGTTTAatcgttttgttttcttgcttGTTGGATGTCCCGGAAAATTCAATTTCACTAACTTGGTAGATGTAAAAATACCTTGAAGGGTTGCGTAGAAAACCCTGCCAACGGTATGCAATTATGCTCCCTAATTTCGGCTCATCCCGTTAAAAACAGCAAGTCATACTAGCTGAGTCACGTGACTGCGTCTTCCAAAACAAACTTCCAGTGGTGCGCGCTGTTATGCCCAAATCGCTTGTCAGGTCTAACACAACACTACACGCTTCTAGAAGCTGTTTTAACGGGTATGTCGCAAACTTTGCCAAATCATTGTTTTTACAGAACGTTCTTCCAGCCTAAAAGCATTTCATCAATACAAATTCAAGGTCACCTCTCAAATGAAGACGAATTCTTTTCACAACTGTTAAACTGGTTATTTACCCCAGGTTACTACAGTGCCACTGACCTTACTCAGGAAAGCATAGTGTCTTTCTTTCTATAGCCAACAGCTTTTTTCAATTGCAGGTGCTAAACCCAATTTCATCAATTGTCTGACCCAACATCGCAACATATATTATTACTGTGCGCCACAATATAACCGGCTATTTCATGGGTAACCCGTCCAAACGCAATCGATTTAATACCGATATATAACAACCAAATATTGACAGAAATCGGCTGCCTTCTGCGTTTTGTCGATTATTTACAAATTCGGAATAAACGGTCTGCACAGTCTAACTGTAAAACATTGATATCAGCTGCTGACTACTTAACAACCTCATAAAGTCCTATACCGCACAATCGCACCCATACCTTACCGGAACGCCTACCCTGTGAACCGAACTTTTGTGTTCAAGTCATAATAGCTCCTCAATCTTTTGCATTGATTAATCTTAGTGGCTTATTACCGCCTTCCGTCTCATTCGATCTATGTTATCGAATAAAGATGACGTTATTCAGtctttattgcatcacaatgcAATAGACAGCACATTGTGCGTGTTTTCTGCACGTCTGATGACGACTTTTTGTAAATTCAATGGGTAGAGCAGCCATAAGCCCAAACCGCGTGTCTGTGCATGCTGACTCTTACTTGGGCCCATAAAAATCGTGTTTTACAGTTCCTCTCAAGTGAACAAAGTTAAGACGTAACTAGTTTCTGCCTGACCTACCCTGTTCAGCGGACCGTTACAGAGCAAAGACCCCTAAACGATCAAATCTTATCATAAAGATAAAACCAGCCAATTGATTGTTGCAATGCTATTTTGGCCTGCAATCGGACACAGTCACCCAAACAGTAATTTGGGTTGTTCCTAGAGCCTATATTTTTAAGCCGTCACGATccatttagcaaatgtttgaaCACAATAGCGATGAGGTTGGTATTGTAAATTGCCTTTAGTAACCTGGACCGCTTCTAAAGAAATGTGCGCAAGCGAAACATGAAACCAAACAATCGTGAGCTTCGCTGTGAAAGCGACTAACGATGTCTTTTGAAGCAGATTTTTTATCAGGGTTGATATACAATGTTGGAATTTCTACATCAATGATTAACCAGTTATCTTTATGTAAACACTTAGGCGAATGTAACGCTTATAGCTATACTCTATGCTGTTTACAGAAGAGGATCTTCGTTTCGAGTGTGGTGCTATAGtgtcaacaaattttcaaacactGCACTCAGTGTTTCTAAGAAACTCAGGGTTGAATCTTTCAGTTACGAGGCCTTTAGTTCAATTGGGCCACAGTTTTCATGTTAAAACTTTCTACAGACCTTCTTAATTTAGCTTAACATGTATTGGCGTTATAGAACCAAAATTTATTGAGTGAAGCATAATGAAagtgtttcttattttatttttagaaatgaaTGGATTCTAATAACTTCCGTTGCAGCTTTGGTGTAATAATATGGTAATGGTTTACACCAAAGTTTGATTGGTTTGATACCAATTTAAGGTAACAGTTTTTAACTGTGTGATCACAACTCGagctcaaaatatttacattttgacGTAGCAGTATCTACGTGAAGCAAACATACTTAACTTATTTTTGCTGCGTCATGTTAATTGAGCAAAGTCAATCGAGTGCAAAACAAACTTGCTGGTAACTGCTGACGTTCAgtacattttatttgctttataaCAAGTTTTACTTCTATAGCTTCACGATAACTACCAGTAATAGGCCCTCGTTGGTGCGACACAGTTCGATAAATGCAATCTGGCGACCCAACGAACCGCAACAAACCATGAAAACCCGACTTGTTGAGTGTCAGTCAAAAGGATCATATCACATATTTCTACTACACTCGTTATGCGTACAGTTTCGCTCAAATCCAGCAAAATGGCCAAAGTATTTTCgatcttttattattttggtCTATACTGAAGTAAGTctatttaaaactgtttattacatcacaacaAGCAAGGAAGAACCGATtgaattacttattagaacaACAGGCACAAGTTTTCTCAAAAATCTTGACCTAAAGCCTGTGGATATCAGAGTTGCCTGGAAAGGAATCCACGAAGTGGCTGTCTTAATTGGCAAGTCAAGACTGTATAGCAAGCAACGTTGTTGGGCACTGTAgtgtttaaaagttaaaagcaTAAATGATCATCAGCGTGAAAATAGGCAAATATTGCTGCCGGTTCGGATCAGTTAAATTTCATTGCTCAGGCTTCAAGTTAGATTTGAGGCGGACGCTCAACGTGACTTTGGATAAAATCAAGAAATGAAGCGACCCTTGTGTATACCCccggttttgttttttgagcGCAACCGTCGCCCCAGCTGGTCACACCCCACAGGATGAAATTGGTGCCCATGCCATTGATATCACGCATGCATGCGAGCGGGCCACCGCTGTCGCCCTGGCAGGAGTCGATCCCTGGgtcctgaaaaaaaaaacgatttaaGATCTCTATGACAGAACAGCAATAGAATGTAATCAAACATTTTGCCTATAGCTCGGTTTGCACAGAGCGAGGGCTCCGGCAATGGGCATATTTggattttgtttgttcttctacagcaaaataaaatagaatATTAAGCATGTACATGTAATCTTTAATACTTCATTTTTAATCTTATACCATCAtcatagaaacaaaataatattcaCTCCATGTGCATCAAGAGATCCAAAAAAATTAGTTGAAACACTGATATTAAGCAAAATTAACCGAAAGTGATCACGTTTGCGTAAGTTCACGCAATATTTCACGCAGTAGATCGTAGAACTGCAAGTTTACAACCATCAAAAACAGCCTACCGCCGCGCAAACTGTGTTTGGAACCAGTCTGAAGTTTCCGCTGCGGTCTCGGCCGTACTTGGTGCGGCAACTGCCATGATTCTGGATCGAAACTTTTGCTTTCTGCATCACGTGTGGGTATCTGCTGGCACCTAAAAAAGATAGAACAAAACCGTTTACCGCATACTGAGTATGAGATGCCAGTGGCGCCGTGACCTTTTTTGCGTTGTTATAACGATTTTAGTTCAATAAAAGTTGCCGGTATAGAGAAAGCAAAATGCAGATACGTAAAACAAGCATCAACATTTTGGGATTAGATTGGATTATTTGTTTAAGAAACTATAGCGCATGAATTgcgtattgaaataaaaattactaaatAGCGATGACCACAGTAACTATAATTTAGTAGTCTCATTATTACCAAAACAGTAAACCACATGCAAAGCCGGTGTTAAGTGTTTTATATCGATAATCGATATATTCGTGTTTTAGTTACTATCACCGGTCATAAACGgttttattgtcaaatggaCTACAGATTTGCAGGCTCTTTGTGAAGGAAGGTATTCCATGCACAGTACGGTCTTATTTTGCACGTCACAAAGCCACATCAAGGTTTTCTCTTTTCATCCACAATACCTCGACTATGCGCAAATAAACACCTTTGATATAAACAAAACACCTGGCACGACGTCATAGACTACGTGACCGGATAATGAAGCTTTTGCAACACATTTACATGTTTCCGGCCATAATGTGCTATTTAATCGTGACATGATAatctttattacgtcacaattataGTTACCGAAAGTGTCTGTCCAGTTCATGGCGCCCCAGCCAGATATTTCACAAATGGATTTCGCGTCGACGGCGTCACCGCTTAGCGGCAGGCAAATGGGCTGAACGAACTTACTACAAAATGAAAGAAAGCAAAATGTGATTGAATTCGAAGGCCTTTGTGGAGTTAGTTGCACGAATTAAGACCAAATCGATCATACGCTCCAATGAAGACTTAATTTTCTTCTATCAATATTTCATTGACTGGAAAGCGGGCTCTGACCTGATTTAGGTTTGATGTACGGTACAAAAGTTATATTTCAGGTTCTTCTTGAACACAACTGAACTACTTTCTTTTGTAAACAAACtgaattaaaagttaaaacagcGGATTGCATGACTTACTGCACTGGTCAACCCACCAATCAGCTGTGCTTTGTTTCCCTCATTTCAGCAACATAGATTATTGTAGGTCTTTTAATTACGTTACATGGTAAGCAACAGATGTCTTTGGTTtcttatttaattaaaatcacAAAACTAGAAACGCATAAAATTTAAGATGATCTTTTACACGGAGAAACAAAGCACTAAAAATACAAGATAAAAAACATGAGCAAGCGGCTACATATGTATATGTCAAAGAAACAGCTTTACCTGAACCGAATGCACGTGGACGGTGTGTCATTTGGTGGTTGAAGCTCAATAAGAGCAATGTCGTTTCTTGGTGTGGGAAAGTGAGTGTAGTTTTCAggaatgaaaacatttttgatgtCATATTCCTGCAGCGTAATTAAGACTTGTTAAAATTCCTTCCGCTCCTGCAGTTTACTCACGCTCATCCGAGCACGACTACCACTCATGCAATGTACTTGCAGTTACGGAGCATAGTATACTGTAAACCGGACAAGaacttaaattaaacataaatttttaatatgtGGAATTAAGTTATGAAGTCATAGAACAGGAGCGTATGAAATTCGTTACGTCAACGACCTGTTGGTCTTCGGAGTAGATGTTTCCCGCCTGGTCTTCATCGTTGTAAAGGTCTCCGACCCTTACCAAGTAATTGCGCGTGCCGCTGCACAGAAAAAGGGAGTGGCGTTAACGGCTTGTTGAGCTACAGATGAAACTATGATAAAACTGAGGGTTTTTGCTTTGACAGCGCGCgacaaaattcatttttctaAGACCTTATTGATTTGCCTTCAAGTGAGGAGAAAGTTCAAAAACAAGTCGATGGTGACGAACATCAAggctcttgtgatgtcataaaggtAATCACAGACAACGTTCATTcgcaaatataaaaatttagcaGTGCCTACTGTATATCACGTAAGTATCCGTTACAGCTGTATAGTTTGCTCTAACTGCCAATGGCTTGATAGGTGACAGCCTAAAGCCCAATTACGGCAACCAGTAGACCTTCGGTTTGACTGGTAGCCTATGTTTTCCAAAGGATACCGTAACTTCACGGATGCAAATGATTAGGCTACCTTGCCGAAGTTTTTCTGTTTAGAACAATCGTAATTTATTCAATTTCAATGCTTCACATTGCTAATTTCTTCACATGACGCCTAATTGGACATAGCCTAAACTTCTATGGCCTACATTTCCTGACTTCAGTTGACTACCGCGCGTGGAAAGCAACAGCAGCAGAATGTTGTCAAGCAACCTGATTAAtctatgacgtaacaaaaaaAGCCTTGaactacgtcacaatgaagccAAAAACTGacgtttttcttttgctgATAACTACCTACAACCACTCAAGTTACTGTgagcagcaaaacaaaacttaactatTATTAGACCAAGTTCTGGCTAAAAACCTACGCATTTGCCACGCAATGAGCCGCAGTGATGAGCCAGCAAGACTTGATTATACTCGCGCCGCACAGATGGTTTCTGCCCCACGGAACCACAGTTTTTCTTCTCAAAGCCGCCTTCAAAAGACATCAACAATGTTCACTTTCGCTACTAACAAACAAAGTTGAACTGTGGCAATAAGATTACGCAACAGAGAAACTTGTACATGGATAAAAATGCGACTTTTATACAGTAACCGCGGACATAATTAAAAAGTAAATGCAAtatcaatttgaaaactaaCCTGCCATGGGAATTCCCCCGGTTTCGCATTTTCACCGCCGATGATTCTGCTGGCGGCTGTGCTAAGCCCTGGACGTGCCCCGCACTCAACTATAGACCCAATATaatgtttaacaatttaacaCTGCTGTGAGGGCTGAAATTATCTTAATGGTATTATAAGCTATAAACATAGTTATTTAGAAATGATGATCtttgtcaaatttaaaaatatctaatgATTGTTGTCATTTTCCCAACCTGACGATCGGACatctgaaaaaaaacaaaaataacagaatCAGCGAAAAAGTGACAATTGGTTATTGAATCTGGGTTCTATTAGGGCATAAAGAAGGTTTGTTTGAAACCAGCGGGGTCATCGATGCCTTATAtcacatataggcctatagcgtGAAAACAAAATCAGTGATCAAAAGAATAAGAAATATAACAAACACGTTAGGCATCACATACACTTGTACAATTGATTGTAAAGTTGCTTAATTTGGAGGCTTATTATCTGGTTAATAATCATCTTGATTATTTAAACAATGCTCGAGTTTCAGCTTTTGTCATACCCACTGTCCTGTCGCGTTCTTCCAAATTTTTGTGTATGACGTAATATTCGACAAAGTCGCCCCCGTATGACCTCATTTTTACGATGTTTTCGTGTCCTATCTGGTCATCCACGACAAGGATTGGTGTCCCGTTCAGTTGGATTGTGTAGTTTCTCGCGCCCACTAAAATGAAACCAAAAAAGATGACTTAATTTTATAACACGTCACAATTACGACACCTTAACCTACCCAGGATGAGAAGTCTGAACGACTGGAATTTAGAAATGTCTTTATGATAAACGCTGTGCAGCATGACGTCAGCAAATTCATTGTCAGCGCCGTGGAACAAAGCCTGGATCTGGTAAGAGTTAATAAGCGTTGCCGATAATGAAGTTGACAACAAACTGACAACATAAAGGTAATTATAGCGTCATAACTTAGATATTAATTTAGGTATTGGGCTCTAGCATGTTCCACTGGATCGTCAGCTTTCGCTGTAGCTGTAGAGCTTTAGGACCTTTACGCAACGCATTTGCagctttttgaaaatgttattttaagcACAAGGCCTGTGAGAATAGCTCATGACATGGCTTAGTGCAGGGTGGTCCAAACCCTGGCATGGGgcctttcggctgacaaaaGGTTAcagtattctaaccgcacgcaacaacagagtcagataattcaacaggtgAATTAAGTTTAGATACTCATAAGCCAAAAGGCTCTTCAAGACTACAGAGTTCCACTATTTGCGGCCCACAATGTTTTCCTTCAACCTTAATTGTGGCCCTTCGTGCTGGCAGTCTTGGACCACCCTGGCTTAGTGGAGAAAGTTGGAGCAGAATTGAAAGTTTGTGGCCTACATTGTAGGTTTTGACATCGAAATCAAATTATTTCTTGGCGAATTTGCAGAACCTTTATAACTGTCGTAGCGCTGCCGACTGTGCCTAGCATGAAACATATTGAGTAGTTTAAGCACTTCTGCATCCATATGATTACCGTTTATCTTGAGTAACTCTGTAGTCTCTGTTTGCTTAAACTTAAGTGAATCAGTCTCAAAGTGTTTTATCGTTCTCTGTCTCATCATATCTTATTATACTCTCTTTCTCTCTCTCTCCCTCTTTCGCTGCCTATTATACGTCACATACGCTCGACTGTAAGAGCTACGACGTCATCTACTGTATTAATTAAGATCTTGGTTTGGCTCCTGCAAAAACTTCAGCGCACCCCgacattttgaaattaatgagtgcactgaaaatgaaaatgtacGGCCAGTAGTTAGGTTTGAGGTCTACAGTACCCGAGTTAACTTCACAACTATAATTACACTCTCTACCACTCTCTACATACCAAGTGACGGCGAGGTCTGAATAGAAGCACGAGAGGTTGGCATTGAGGCGGCTTCCCGCTGCCTCTAGGTGTCCCACCAGTGCATGAAGTAGAGTCGCTGATCAATCGAACTTGACTGACCTTGTTTAGGAAAGTCCCTTCGAGAATTATTTCATCTCCCGTGTTTATGGGCTTGTTTACGTCGAGAAAAATATACTCTGCGAAAAATGAAGTTATTGAATGATGCGTGGAGTCGCAAGTTACATGGCGCTTGAGCGTACCACAGAAATCATAAATCGCAAACTCTGTATTCGTTATTGCAACAACATCCAAAGATATTTTACAATCATTCAGTTACACAACTGCGGTTTGTGATTTACCCTGAAAAATCTGGTTTCGTTTCGTATCTTTTATACAAGACCCTTCAGATTAGACCTATAATAATTTCATTCATATCATATCATTCAAAACGCTGCCAGGTTTAAGGCTGAACATGCCAGCTTTATAATACTTCTTTTTTATTCAGTTTATTGCCTTTGTACcaaaaacttcaacaaaacaaTCCATTTTAAGCATTTATCTTTCTAGATTAGATACCAATGACGTAACATGAAACGTTTGCGTAACAATGACGTAACATTAATGTTTGAAACTTTGAATGTAAAACTAACACCGAAAAGCTTTATGAGAAAGATCGCGCCTCACAAAGCCTTAGCTCTAAGCTTTTGGTTACATAAGCTTGATGAGGCTATGAGTAAATTTGCACTCTCGTCAGAATAAAAAAATAGGACgacaacaaaataataactgtAACACGTGATGAAATgaacataatttaaaattgatcTAACTTACTTTTTCCTTGGACGgaaaaaacaatgcaaagttgACAAAACAAGAGCGCCAACAGGCGGCTGTACATAGTGAGGTTGTAGTTTATTTCCAAGTTGTGCTTCTTGCTAGAGAGTTATTATTTCTGTCAATATTCCTTCTTACTGGAATCTTCTGTTAAGTATAACTTCCAAAAATCTTTGTCGAACAATAATAGCTGTCTAAAAGGTACAAGCTTCTGTTCAAAATACCGCAGAACGATTTCCTAAATACAAAAGTAAACCCTTGACTATTGGAAGAAATAAGCGACCATCAAAGAAATTAGACCGCATTACGCAACTCCCCTCACAATtatgttacaaattttaacGTGGATGTAATATTCAATGCAAAGAGCTTATTTCCAAACTAACACTGTTGAACTGCAAGAAACTCTGTTGAGTGTCGACACAAAATCAATGACCATCAGCGCAGATCTAACGCGGCTTTTGAAACAATGAAGCTTATTCACCAGCAAAAAGCGTTTTATAAGGAAAGAAGTCCTGGCACACTTGCAATGAATTGTTGGAAATCACGGTCATTTAAGGAGCGTCAAGGCTTAAACAGCCCGGAGAAATGCTCTTTGCAGTAGAGTTTCAATGCAGTTAAGAAAGTTCACACCGACTCAAACCTTGTCATTTTACAAGTAGGTGCGAAACGCTGTGagaataaattgaaaaacagGAAGCAATTCTTGCgacaaatgacgtcataaaattcGATTTCATTGGTGAAACTAGCTGCTACTGGTGTCATGAACTCGCAAGCAAGATATTATAGGCCATAGGCCATTACAGGAACGAGTCAAATTTCAGTTGACCGTTTCATTGTACCTAGTAACACAGCTTGCAAGTCCATCTGCCGCCAACTACAATATAATCTCTGACCGATATATTTACTCACGTTGTAGGCttaaagttttctttgttctcatacaatatattttccagtgacgtcatagaagCAATAAAACGCACCTGTCAACGTTGTATTTAAACTGAAGccaagttaaaaattttgcttcaaaacTGGCTGTTTTGCGGTTATTACTGCAGTAGAATCCAACCTTTACGCAACTGTATGTCCATACAGATTTTggcaaagactttccttagCACTAGCAGCGGCAAGTTAAGTTCTACACTCACCAACAAGCAACAGATGATGTCTCGcgcaaaattttgtaaagcGCCGAAATAATTTGGGTGCATAAGTCAAACCGCGTGGGCCGTCCGCGCTTCCAGTGCTTCAAGGAATGGaattgttgcaaattttggtATGACAATTATTATTTGCCAGAAAATAAGGCGATATGCGTGTTATGGGAAGACTTCTTTATTCACCAAGTAATAATTTGTAGCCTTTGCGCATCTGAATTAACTcgtaaataaatattattattagtattatTTTCCACCAAATTATTCCAATAAACTGAATCGATCGCCAGCATTATGGTGCCCTTTGCTAAACCGATAGTTTATCGGAATGTCTTATTGCAACTATAGCTTAGGTGCTTAGAACACACAAACAATCTGATGTGAAGTATAAATCAGATCAGGATCTTTACCAACGCGCTAAATTATCATTTGTGTATTTAATTTGGAAGTTAAGTTGAGTTGTGTTTATCTATAGTGAGTCTGTGTTATCTGTGATTATCTTGCCATATTTTGGCAAAACATCTATCAAGAAAATTTGAGTTCTAAAGCCAATAGTGAtagttttcttttcttttccaTGATTATTCCTTTATCTTTTGAAAACTGAAAATGCAGTTTGCAATATGCGCCATTCGTTTCCGGGGCACCCATTGCGGTTAAGATTTTAGAACCATCAAACCTTTAGTGGGCGCACAGGAGCCATTTAAAGTAACACAAGTACGCACTGATAAGTTCTCAAAAATAAACACGATTGATCGCTGACACAGAAATAGACCTGATGTAATGTGAGTAACGCCAGCAGCAGGCGCATGACACCGTGACAGTGACATCATTAAGCGATGTACGAGTGACACAAGATAAGGTCTCCACCTGGTTTTAAGGTGTGATTACAGCTTTCGTTCGACACTGGCTTTAATTTGTTACTTAATTCAGAGTCTTTTCCACTTGTACAATAATCTTCGAAAGTGGAttgtcaataaaaacaaatttgatcATATTAACGTTTATTTAAACATTGTACAGAAACACTGATCTGGTTTTCAGATACTGCGCAAACAAAGCAATATTTGATACGTtataaaagaaggaaaaatgaaataatcGCAATATATTCGGAATACATCGGTCGTCGGTGTTATAAGGTCAACTTGTAACACACTTTTATATAAAGACTACTATATGCTGTAGTATTTCTATGGATAAACTGcaacttgataaaaataaatatcaaagaaataaaacggGCAATGATAAATAAAATCCACAGTTCAAATGtgaagaaaaaagcaaaaacacttCTAAagcaaaaatgtactttttcgGTAAAACTTGCGAGTGACATTATCTTGGCAGTTGGCGACATTGATAAAATCTGGCgctttttacgtcacaatcagCTCTTCTTACATCACACTTGTAGGTTATTATTGTTCGAAATTGAGTCGTTTTTGTCTTGCAATGATGCAGTTGGCGCCACGTCACTACTCTGACAAGAAACAGACGCCACTGTTGGTAACGACTGGGCGGACAAACGGGACCTTTGACCCCTGGTCAAGTTCAAAACAACCACAGATTCCAATCTGGCAGACGTGTCCGAGCCGCATTCAGACAGTTCTTCGTCGCGGGACTTTACCGATTTCAAGCTTGCGTCATCACGTGACGTCATTTCGATGCAATATTGATGCTCAGATGAGGTGTTGCTTGGTTTGACGTCATCGAATCCATCGCACGTTTTATTCATTctaaatctaaaaaaaattaaaacatgacAGTTATGCGATTGtggttattacgtcataatcggCAACAGGGTACGGAATACTAAACAAGACAGCGTTAAAACTTTGTCTATTTTTAGAAGAACAAACAACCTAAAAATGTACCTTTTCCACACAAACACGGCCATGATTATGACAGAAAGCGTGCATGCCAGTGAGAACACGGCTACGCGAATTATAAAATCCGTTTCAGAACCTTTGTTCCCGTCTTTGCCCTCATCAACCTCGGGCCCAACTGATCGAACAGACAGAATTTTCTGTTGACATTCGGCGCCAGTTTTGTGGGAGGGACACCTGGCaaaaaaatagacaaaattggtaaaaaaataacactgGCACACgaaataaaagaattttatttcaagaaatttattttcgtGAGTCAGTAAACTTTCTGAGAAGAACGAAGTTAGCTGTGATAAGGTATTTCAACTTTAAGCGTAGGAACGACCAAATTGCACCATACGATGACTTAGCGACCAAGAAGTAACCAAAACTCACTAATTACGAgacaaattttaatcaaaaagcTCATAGTAAGTCAACCGCGTCCGTAATTTGGCTTACTGGCAAAACGTGTCTTTGGTTCCAACTCTCTGCAGACAGACAC
Encoded here:
- the LOC143470956 gene encoding chymotrypsinogen B-like, which translates into the protein MYSRLLALLFCQLCIVFSVQGKKYIFLDVNKPINTGDEIILEGTFLNKVSQVRLISDSTSCTGGTPRGSGKPPQCQPLVLLFRPRRHLIQALFHGADNEFADVMLHSVYHKDISKFQSFRLLILVGARNYTIQLNGTPILVVDDQIGHENIVKMRSYGGDFVEYYVIHKNLEERDRTVDVRSSVECGARPGLSTAASRIIGGENAKPGEFPWQAALRRKTVVPWGRNHLCGASIIKSCWLITAAHCVANAGTRNYLVRVGDLYNDEDQAGNIYSEDQQEYDIKNVFIPENYTHFPTPRNDIALIELQPPNDTPSTCIRFSKFVQPICLPLSGDAVDAKSICEISGWGAMNWTDTFGASRYPHVMQKAKVSIQNHGSCRTKYGRDRSGNFRLVPNTVCAADPGIDSCQGDSGGPLACMRDINGMGTNFILWGVTSWGDGCAQKTKPGVYTRVASFLDFIQSHVERPPQI
- the LOC143470519 gene encoding uncharacterized protein LOC143470519, which gives rise to MDLKKTAILVVSTAIIFSLLRLAEAKSTSRRYNRSNGRGTPCDENGNCKYGGRCGDDNTCSCNFKCKQSFWPVEFYCDPVQPGKVYYNLCQVLARACELQRDVPIVRADIKKPRNKRCNSEKKPEYEFCPNAQDFMGRCGATLSQYGSSEAGVCLQRVGTKDTFCQCPSHKTGAECQQKILSVRSVGPEVDEGKDGNKGSETDFIIRVAVFSLACTLSVIIMAVFVWKRFRMNKTCDGFDDVKPSNTSSEHQYCIEMTSRDDASLKSVKSRDEELSECGSDTSARLESVVVLNLTRGQRSRLSAQSLPTVASVSCQSSDVAPTASLQDKNDSISNNNNLQV